The Aspergillus fumigatus Af293 chromosome 3, whole genome shotgun sequence region TATGCTCCGTAGAGTCCTAAGAATTGTCTATTTATCTACTCAAACCTCGTAGGTAAGTATCATGAACAGTCATCAGAACAAAGATGCTGATGCATGACGCCATTCTACTCTGGAGGACTTGAAACCTGAGATGCTCACCGCCTCGACAGCAACAGCCATACAAACTGTGCCGAGAGCGTATGCTTTCATACCAATAGGGCCAGCGAGGCACACCGTATATCTGTTGTCATTGAGATCGACTCTGTTGCCAGAGAAGATTGACGCTTCCAGGCTAATGCGGTCATTCGCCTAAGGCTCATGATTGTCTCAAACTGAATTCTGCACAGCCACATGTGAAGGATTCTATTGTTCCATTCAACGAGGGGTGAACATCAGGTGCTAGAAAAGGTAACCCATTAGATAAGGTACCTCGTAACTTTGTAAGGATACCTGTACTGACGAAACTATGATTTTTCGACCATGGTCTGGTCTGGCCCACAGCTGCTTTATCTGGGGTCAGGAGGCAAGAGGGATTTTCTCTTGAAATAGTAACAAAGAGAAAGGGGCTACATAGAGGTCACCATTAACCTTCCAACGTGTCTCTCAATCTACGTGTGGTTTACCCATAAATAGGTACGCTAGATCATGGCTTCTGGCCCTCGGGTAAAGCCCATGTGAATGCTCAATTATGTGGCCTGAAGATGCAAAAATTGTGTCAGATAGAATCTATCCATGAAGATAAGGAGCAATGTTAAAATGCCTCAGATTAACCAGATATGATGATACCACTTGTTATGCAGCTACAGCATAGGTTTATCCCTCACCCTGAAATCTTGAATCTGATTGGTGCAAAGTTACTCTAGCGACCCTGAGGCATTCAATCCCGCCGTATCGACCCCAACTTAGCCTACCACTAAGTAGGTACACTGTACCTGACAAATTCAGGTACTCCCTCCTGATAACATAGATTCCACATTTTTTTTAGCCTATATAGCTGAATGTCTGTGATGATTAGAAGATATCGTAGTCCAATTCTCGGGTGGCAGACAGGAAACTTGCAAGGTGCCCAACAATGTCCATTAATTGAGAATCATTTTTATTAAACAAGCCAAAGGAAGGAAGAATAAGAGTGGGTACGTCTACTAATCCTGGaatggaaagaagatgagCCTGATGTACCCCCCGCCCGCAATTGCAACGAACGGCTTTGAGTGGTTTATATTTTACCGGACGGTTTTGAAATTGTCTTGTACCACAGGAGCTAGACACAGCGGGGCCCTGGCGTTTTGATGCCGTCAGAGAGCGTCACGCGACGGGGCGGTGGACCGtggcaggaagaaggcagtTAGACTCGTTGTATGGTCACTCTGCCATGCGAAAAGTCATACATCATCTGCCTGCTGCTAATGTGTCTTTGCTGCCGCTACAACTACGACTACTTTTGatctccaccaccatcaccacatcTCCTCCTATCCAAATTCTCTGCATTCATCCTCTTACATTCCTATTTACTCGTCAAGTAATTTCTGAAGTCGTCTGCTCACCAATTGTCCTGTCTCCTTCCATTCGCTCATCTTGCAAAAGCTTGAGCCCGTTTAGCTATCGGTTCTTGGAATTGATCCACAATCGGTAAGCAAATTATGCTGCGTCATGTTATCAGCTCTCTCTATATTCCCGGCTATGGCTACCTGTCTTGCTCGGATTCATTGGGAAACGTTGGAATCTCCGTGTGAGCTTGCATATGGCAAAACCAAGAGCCTTATCAGCTCAGTGTCCTGCTGGATCTGTCTTATCTCAAGCCTCTGACTCCTACTGCTGGAAAGCCCCCTCTCGATGATATTTACCCATTAAACTCCCCTGGAAACTGTCTCAATGGCTGTAAAGGGACAGATAATTCATGACCACTCACTCAATCCTATTCCTCCAGCCCAAGGTGCGGGGAAGTTCTTTAGCTACGCACAGCTGCCCGCTGTCATCTGCCCTCCTGAAGCTCAACGTGTCTCAATTTTCCAACCCCAGCACTTGATCAAACCTTAGCTAACACCATCTCTGAAGCTCTATTTTTCTAGCTTTAATTTGAGGTTCTTCATATCCCTCCGAGAAATCATGACGACACAAGCAGCCCCCGTCATCCCTCCTCGACCCTCGAGGTCTCCTCAGTCGAATCTTGGTCCCAAGTCGATATCAGACATGCCAAAGATCCCTCCTCGTCCCAATAGACGCGTTGAACGCTCCGTGTCTCCTCTTCGGGACAGCTATGCTCCTTCTCCATTGAACGAACCTCCGAACTCCGCGGGGTTGACTCGTACGGTGTCCAACGATCTCCCACAGCGACCCCCAAGCGTGACGATACCGTcacttggagaagagggtatCGAATACCAGAACCTAGATATCGGCAATCTGTCAGATAGTCATCACCAAATTGGTACTCCGGCGGAGACCAGGAATGTGGGCAGTGATCTCAAGATCCATGCGCCCCGCCCGTCATTGCCCAGTTCGAGCGCCAAGGCGAAGGTGCAGGCTGTCACTCGTACAGACTCGCGTCAGGCCGCCGCTGCCGGCCTCGGCGTGTCCGCATCGCCGGTGCCTGATGACCATCACGAGCGCTCTAGTCGCTCGCTTCACTCCAGAGCAAGCGGCTCGCGCGCAGACTCTTCCACTGCATCCTCTGATCGTCGACGCTCTCTCCAACTTCCCGCTGATGAGCAAGGAATTCCTGAAATTGGTCAGAGAGTTCCCATGTATCCCAATGCGGGTGATGTGCAGGCACCATCTCCAAGCCCCTATCAGTTGGAGCATGGAGGTCAACGCCAGGGACGCCACCATCACCGAACTCGCAGCGGCCGTGAGGCCTCCTTACCCCCTGGAAGCTATGGACTCCACGGACATGGTGTGCCTGCCACCGACAAGTTTGAGAAGGCTTGGTATGAGAAGCATCCCGATGAGTACGTCAAGGTCGAACACGGGCAATATGGCCCTGGTGTCGGGACTCCCCGCCCTGATTGGGCGCTGAGCAGCGATGATCTCAACAAGATCGTCCGTAGCTCCGCTGTGACCGGCTCTGGTCTCGGTACCTCTCCTAACGTTGCGGGTACTCCGGATGAGGAGGTCGGGTACATTGCCACAGATGAATACACTCACCGTATGGCAACCCCGGCTCCCGAATCGCGCCGCAGCTCGCGCTTGGTCGGGGAGTCCCCCTTGCGCAACACGGACGTTCCCGCTTCAGAGGTTGGCGTTGAGCGAGAGGGGCGCAAGTCTGAAGACGCTGGTGTTATTCATGTCGATGACCCGTACCACccccttcatcatccagatGGTTTTGCACCGACCCCAGCGCCTGAAGAACAATCCCATGAAATGGGCGCGGGtcttgaagatgaagatgaaccTATTCTGGCTGCGGATGAAGTCCGCCCTGAATCGGCCTATCAACATCCTGCCGTCTCTCCCACCTTCGATAGACGGCCTAGCGAGTATGATGGCAGGAGTCACACTCCTAGCGTTAACCACAGTCGCTCAAATAGTCGGTCGGCCCCCCACCAAGGTGGCATGCCCACTCTCGTGAGATACAACTCTCGCGACGAACGTGAGGAGACACACACGCCTCTGGATGACGTTGAGGAGTATGAGCCGCTATTTCCCGAGGATGATAAGGACAAGACATCCATTTCCGCTGCGGACCGCTTCAAGCAGCGTCCTGAAATGCTCAAGCACCGCTTCCCCAGCGAAGATATCTGGGAAGATTCTCCCAACAGCTTGCAACTCCATGCCACTGTTTCCACACCGGACATTCCTAAACAGGAAGCGTTTGAGACGCCGGAACAGGAGTCGTTCCGCCGCAGTCACGCTCCTCACCTTGATCCTCGCCAGGTCGCAGAACACATCCTTGAGTCCgaagaatcaaaagaaaagacacAACCGCGCCCTGAAATTTGTAAGCAGCGGTTCCCCAGTCGAGACATCTGGGAAGATGCACCTGAGAGCCAGACGCTCGTGACAACAATCGAGCCCTCGGAGGAGAGTGAGGTGAAGAGTCCTGATGTACCATCCAAACCCGCTATTCCATCTCGCCCTCAGAAGCTGTCACAACAAACTCCTGCGGTAGATGCCTCCTCTGCAACCTCTCCAACAGAAAAACGACAGCCGCCCAGCATACCTGATAGACCCAAGCCACAgattcctcctcggccagcCAAGCCCATTACCCGTGGGGCTGGAGAGGAAGTTCCAGCCAAAGAAAAGCCAGCTGTCCCCATTCGGCCCAATGGAAGCAAGATTGCTGCACTCAGAGCAGGGTTCTTGTCAGATCTAAATTCACGTTTGCAGCTGGGTCCCCAAGCGCCAAAGCcccaagagaagaaagaggaggaagctccGGCAGAAAAAGTACCACTGAGTGATGCTCGCAAGGGTAGGGCACGTGGCCCATCCCGACGAAAGCCAGCTTCCCAGAACGTTAGTACAAGGCTACCGACGATCCCCGAAATTAGGATCATCGAGACTTGGAATGTTTGGCAAGTCGGTGAGGATGGCAATCTCACGGTCGAAACCGGAGTGAAGGCTAAGCagcctgagcctgctgcACCTGAAGTCTCGACTTCGAAGGACAGTATGGCCCCAGCCTTGTCAAAAAACGTTGCCGGAGAATCCACCGATCCTTCTCCGATGACGGCAACCAAGGAATCTGCACCCGAGACAGCTGAGACGATACCAAGCACGGTTGGGGACGCTGCGGCTGTGTCTGCTACGGAACTCACGAAGCCGAACGAGAGTGAGGTACAGCAAAAGTCTGCAGATGCGCAGTCTGGAATCACATCTAGCACATCGGCCCCGGTAGACGACGTCATTGAAGCTTTGGCTGCAACTGCTGACGGGAAAAGATCGTCGGAAGGCTCTGTGCCCCCTGAGGAGCAGTGAAAGAAACTTGCTTTCATTTTTGGTCATCTGAGTCTTCTTTGCGGCGTTTGACATCATCGTTTTTAGTCAGTTTGAGACAGAAACAAAACGAGTTCTCGTCTAGCATTCATGTAGACTGCCTCCGGCCTAGAGTGCTATGATGTTGTTGGTCGAGGACCAGGACCAATCATAGGTGGATGATACCTTTGAAGGCATTTTATAATTAGGAATAGCGCTAGTACTACATGGCATGTAACAACAATGGATGCCGCTGCAGGTAGCTTGAGACTCGAATCTGTATTATTCTGACCTAGCTGTGGAGACATAATGACAGAAACGTTTGATGTAGACGAATTTGCCCTCAAAACTCGTCAATGCTGCGGCGCTGCAAAATTTCCCAGAtccttcctcatcctgcGTCGACTCGAGAGGCCGAGACTACTACAATTGTAATTCAATTTAGAAGTTAGGAAGATTCACATGCATGGAAGCAAAAACAGCAAAGCACCCGGTGGCTGCAAATTTTGCCCAATGGCCCGGTTTAGCCATCTGAAACAGCGCTCGCTAAAAAACGAAGCATGCGGAATTTCCAAAGAATGcgaattttttttttctggttcGGTATGACCTGAAATCTCTTTGAAGATGTAAGTTAATCAAACAAGCTGAACAAGCTGTTTCTTTATGTTCAGTGAGGGGGGGTATCATGAGATGTTGATAGATGACAACATGTCAAGCTAACGATTGGACAAGGGTTTACGCTTCCCATTAGGTAGCCGCATGTGAGGTTGGATTCGAGAGAACTCggcaaagagaagaagcaagtAGCTGTTCAGCTAGCAGGCAGGTTCTTCATGTCGCCCTTTCCGTCCTTGATCCACTCGGGGTCGATTAAGCGCTCGCGTTCAGCGTAGAGTTGTTTGTACGCGCCCCGAATGGTACCGTCGCTGACGTGTGCGACCTGGGAGATCTCCTTGGCGGATTTGCCGTGACCCATCAGATAAGAAGCCATGTAGATGCAAGCCGCGACGATCGACAGAGGCGAGCGTCCAGCAAGGTCTCCCATGGTCGTCACACGATCGGAAAGAGCAGAGGACACACTCGTAACTTGGTACGGTAGGTCCAAGAGGTTGCAGAAACGGTTGCAGAGGTCGCTGGGCTTGGTGGAAGTTGTCGCGGTGTAGGTGTCGTTGGGATCTGGAACACCACCACTAGACACAACGGCATTGATCCGTTCCAGGTTTTGAGCCGTGAAGAACTTTTCCAGAGCCTTGTAGATCCTACCAATCTCCTTTCGGGTGACCTTAGTGACCGCGAAAATTTCGGTGAAGGTCCGAGGAACTTTGCACTGGCGGCAAGCAATGAAGATGCAGCCGGCAATGATGACTTCCTGTGACTTTCCTTTGAACGCCTTGGCATCGTCCACGATCTTGAAGAGATATTTGGCCGTATCCGCGACGTTCTTCTGAATGTTGAATCCATCACACAGCGCCCCGATTTCCTTGTAGGCGGCCAACAGAGCCTTATTCGCCTTCTCGCTCGACTGCTTGTTCTGCGCCCGGTACAATTCTCGCGCGCGACCAGAGCCTCCGCTGGCGATCTGGGTCTCAAGCTGGTCGCCGTTCAACAGAGGATTTGTGGCATCTCCGACACGCGAGGGGTCGTCGTTATTCTGGTCATCGTTGGAGAACGTACGCCATTCAGAGTGCATGTCGATCTCTCGGTCAGCGAGTACCAGACCACAAGAGCCGCAGACTGTCTCATGCGAATCAGGAAACTCGAGGTTGGGCGGGACCTCCCTGCACTCGGGACAGATGAGATGGGCCGAGAGGTTCTTCCTCCACTGACCCATTTCGGGACGGGCAGAGGTAGAAACGCTAGCCATTTTCACGTTGTCCCGGTTGACTGCAATCGGTTGGATCGAGTCAAGAGGGGCGAGCCCAGAGGCGAGAGAGAGGTGACGAGGCAAAGGTGAAGTCAGAAGTGTTGCCGCCGCCGTCTGGAGTAGTAAGAGCCGCATGATTGCTGAGTCAGCCGCCAAGCCGAAGTGTCCCGAAGAATCCATCGAACATTCAACGTCGGCTTCACGGACCAAAGCCATATTATTCTTCGTAAGAAACCACATCCGCAGGTTCTCCCCTCATTCATCACCCCGCCGCGACGATGTCTCAGACTCTCAGAGCTTCGGTAAGTTCGTTTCATTCCTAGGAGAATGGTCTGGAGGAAATAAGGCTGCTAATTGCTGTCTGATTAGCGCTCCCTGCTCGCCCGCGTCTCTCGGCAACAGGTTTCTT contains the following coding sequences:
- a CDS encoding transcription factor SUA7 produces the protein MALVREADVECSMDSSGHFGLAADSAIMRLLLLQTAAATLLTSPLPRHLSLASGLAPLDSIQPIAVNRDNVKMASVSTSARPEMGQWRKNLSAHLICPECREVPPNLEFPDSHETVCGSCGLVLADREIDMHSEWRTFSNDDQNNDDPSRVGDATNPLLNGDQLETQIASGGSGRARELYRAQNKQSSEKANKALLAAYKEIGALCDGFNIQKNVADTAKYLFKIVDDAKAFKGKSQEVIIAGCIFIACRQCKVPRTFTEIFAVTKVTRKEIGRIYKALEKFFTAQNLERINAVVSSGGVPDPNDTYTATTSTKPSDLCNRFCNLLDLPYQVTSVSSALSDRVTTMGDLAGRSPLSIVAACIYMASYLMGHGKSAKEISQVAHVSDGTIRGAYKQLYAERERLIDPEWIKDGKGDMKNLPAS
- a CDS encoding Aim21 family protein, producing MTTQAAPVIPPRPSRSPQSNLGPKSISDMPKIPPRPNRRVERSVSPLRDSYAPSPLNEPPNSAGLTRTVSNDLPQRPPSVTIPSLGEEGIEYQNLDIGNLSDSHHQIGTPAETRNVGSDLKIHAPRPSLPSSSAKAKVQAVTRTDSRQAAAAGLGVSASPVPDDHHERSSRSLHSRASGSRADSSTASSDRRRSLQLPADEQGIPEIGQRVPMYPNAGDVQAPSPSPYQLEHGGQRQGRHHHRTRSGREASLPPGSYGLHGHGVPATDKFEKAWYEKHPDEYVKVEHGQYGPGVGTPRPDWALSSDDLNKIVRSSAVTGSGLGTSPNVAGTPDEEVGYIATDEYTHRMATPAPESRRSSRLVGESPLRNTDVPASEVGVEREGRKSEDAGVIHVDDPYHPLHHPDGFAPTPAPEEQSHEMGAGLEDEDEPILAADEVRPESAYQHPAVSPTFDRRPSEYDGRSHTPSVNHSRSNSRSAPHQGGMPTLVRYNSRDEREETHTPLDDVEEYEPLFPEDDKDKTSISAADRFKQRPEMLKHRFPSEDIWEDSPNSLQLHATVSTPDIPKQEAFETPEQESFRRSHAPHLDPRQVAEHILESEESKEKTQPRPEICKQRFPSRDIWEDAPESQTLVTTIEPSEESEVKSPDVPSKPAIPSRPQKLSQQTPAVDASSATSPTEKRQPPSIPDRPKPQIPPRPAKPITRGAGEEVPAKEKPAVPIRPNGSKIAALRAGFLSDLNSRLQLGPQAPKPQEKKEEEAPAEKVPLSDARKGRARGPSRRKPASQNVSTRLPTIPEIRIIETWNVWQVGEDGNLTVETGVKAKQPEPAAPEVSTSKDSMAPALSKNVAGESTDPSPMTATKESAPETAETIPSTVGDAAAVSATELTKPNESEVQQKSADAQSGITSSTSAPVDDVIEALAATADGKRSSEGSVPPEEQ